One stretch of Candida orthopsilosis Co 90-125, chromosome 3 draft sequence DNA includes these proteins:
- a CDS encoding Apn1 protein (similar to C. parapsilosis CPAR2_404640 and C. albicans APN1 similar to S. cerevisiae Apn1p, an AP endonuclease): MPPKVKAPKVKVEKPFAYERNLNSRFKFGAHVGMSGGIYKAVTNSMNIGGNSFALFLKSPRKWVSPALKPDDIAKFAELCKQHNYNPRTDILPHGSYFINLANPDPEKEAKAYDSFLDDLKRCEQLNIGLYNFHPGSSLDGDRKQALKQLANNINKAIKDTAFVKIVIENMAGHGNLIGSDLKDIREVIDMVDDKSRVGVCLDTCHSFAAGYDITDEDKWNAFLKQFDEIVGAEYLSAIHLNDSKAPLGANRDLHQKLGQGFLGLEVFRAIANCDRLQGIPIVLETPVGDDDEIYGEEIKLLEWLEGRPKDDADFIAKKDELWALGKKERDEQLKKFEVKTKKRAKDEEKNGDITKMVKKKKVGAK; the protein is encoded by the exons ATGCCGCCAAAAGT TAAAGCACCTAAAGTCAAAGTGGAAAAACCATTTGCATATGAACGAAATCTTAATAGtagattcaaatttggagCTCACGTGGGTATGTCAGGTGGAATATATAAAGCAGTCACTAATTCTATGAATATTGGTGGTAATAGCTTTgcattgtttttgaaatcgCCTCGTAAATGGGTATCGCCAGCTTTAAAACCTGATGATATTGCTAAATTTGCTGAATTATGCAAACAACACAATTATAACCCAAGAACTGATATTTTACCTCATGGTTCATATTTTATTAACTTAGCCAACCCGGATCCTGAAAAGGAAGCTAAAGCATATGATTCAtttcttgatgatttgaaacgATGTGAACAGTTGAATATTGGACTATATAATTTCCATCCTGGATCAAGTTTAGATGGTGATCGAAAACAAGCATTGAAACAACTAGCTAATAATATCAATAAAGCAATCAAGGACACTGCATTTGTtaaaattgtaattgagAATATGGCTGGTCATGGGAACCTCATTGGatctgatttgaaagatataCGTGAAGTGATTGATATGGTTGACGATAAATCACGAGTAGGTGTTTGTTTAGACACCTGTCATTCATTTGCTGCTGGGTATGACATTACAGACGAGGATAAATGGAATGCATTTcttaaacaatttgatgagaTTGTTGGAGCTGAGTACCTTAGTGCTATACATTTAAATGATTCAAAAGCTCCATTAGGAGCCAATCGTGATTTACATCAGAAATTGGGTCAAGGTTTCCTCGGACTAGAGGTGTTTAGAGCTATCGCCAACTGTGATAGATTACAAGGTATACCTATTGTATTGGAAACCCCTGTAGGagacgatgatgaaatatATGGAGAAGAAATTAAACTTCTTGAATGGCTTGAAGGTAGACCAAAAGATGATGCTGATTTTATTGCCAAGAAGGATGAGTTATGGGCATTAGGTAAAAAGGAAAGAgatgaacaattgaaaaagtttgaaGTAAAGACGAAAAAAAGGGCTAAAGATGAGGAAAAAAATGGTGATATTACAaagatggtgaagaagaagaaggtggGTGCAAAATAG
- a CDS encoding Nup116 protein (S. cerevisiae homolog NUP116 has role in mRNA export from nucleus, tRNA export from nucleus, protein import into nucleus, tRNA splicing, via endonucleolytic cleavage and ligation and localizes to Nup82 complex), protein MFGGGTSSGFGGFGTNTANTNSPFGGGANTTTNTNTNTNASPFGTSTTNTGGGLFGNASSNPTSSFGSSNVFGSGNTGTTGTSAFGSNTAGASGGGLFGSNQASNTTASASPFGQPQQSAPSVFGSGTQGSSAFGSSNAGTGGGLFGSKPATTSTFGFGSPAANNTTTSPFGASTATTNAFGATSGDPNANNGTAVKPFSPHSEKDSANINNVFQNICCMPEYKNYSFEELRLKDYEQGRRFPPNQGAAGGAFGSTANTGTGFGFSGTAQQQPSTGGGLFGGQASSSPFGNTGNTTSGFGSSFNKPAASPFGSSGAFGSTQQQASPFGASNTGNAFGANKPGTGFGSTNTNTGGGLFGGASGSNNAFGQKPATGFGSGNTSTFGSSGGAFGNTGASPFGQANNTQQQQQQGGGLFGGSNTGGAFGNTSGGFGQSNTGNAFGSNTGASGGGLFGGQQSSGFGAKPSTGFGSTGGGLFGQQGNQQQGGGLFGGGAQQNQQQQQGGGLFGAKPAGSTSMFGQSGNAGTNTGGGLFGGQTNNNAGATSGGLFGAKPATSGGLFGSNTGTTGTTGGGLFGQQNNQQQSGGLFGAKPAGTTGGGLFGSTQQSGATGGGLFGGGAQQNQQQQPQQQGGGLFGGSNTGGGLFGSKPAGTAPSGGGLFGSAQQGGNTSGGLFGGGANNAGGATGGGLFGSTQGATGGTGGLGGGAGGFGSGGGLFGNANSQQQQQQQQQPGQPSFLQKTQQQQTQPLANINSQDPYGQNPLFQSISGTTPQQQQSQGYGADQKPRATVIRRSFAVPQQNKKVVTLGNTAQRITPLFKVSVLPSANKPVEKAQDELFKQKSDSIFTPITDSAIITSDIFRPNNNFKKLVVEKSSKGKYNLAINDGNDETNSPAKQVSFVLDSDKKKNGDGIKEINATQAAKKNGEAKVDFKSNEVVINGDNKKEESTKTNEKTKETDEDEVNEEGYWTSPSISQLKTKSLSELKSIANFKIGRKGYGYLQYLEPIDLSTMLNLDDLFSLVEFDNKSCIVYPDDNLKPRKGEGLNLPAQITLHNCWPLNKQDRLPILDPHSDIVKLHIENLQKLPGMKYVKYDPVSGDWTFTVDEM, encoded by the coding sequence ATGTTTGGAGGAGGTACATCTTCAGGATTTGGAGGATTTGGTACAAATACTGCCAATACTAACTCCCCGTTTGGCGGTGGCGCCAACACAActacaaacacaaacacaaacacaaacgCATCACCATTTGGGACaagcaccaccaacacAGGAGGGGGATTATTTGGCAATGCATCATCCAATCCAACATCATCTTTTGGATCTAGTAATGTCTTTGGATCTGGTAACACTGGTACTACAGGAACACTGGCATTTGGAAGTAATACTGCTGGAGCAAGTGGTGGAGGattatttggatcaaatcAAGCTAGTAATACAACTGCATCTGCATCGCCTTTTGgacaaccacaacaatcaGCACCATCAGTTTTTGGAAGTGGTACTCAGGGCTCTTCTGCATTTGGATCTTCAAACGCAGGAACTGGCGGTGGACTCTTTGGTAGCAAGCCAGCAACTACATCAACTTTCGGGTTTGGTTCACCAGCAGCAAACAATACCACAACATCACCATTTGGGGCGTCAACTGCAACTACTAACGCTTTCGGAGCTACTCTGGGTGATCCCAATGCCAATAACGGTACCGCTGTGAAACCATTTTCACCACACAGTGAAAAAGATTCAGCAAATATAAATAATgtgtttcaaaatatatgTTGTATGCCAGAATATAAGAATTATTCATTTGAAGAGTTACGATTGAAAGATTATGAACAAGGAAGAAGGTTCCCACCGAATCAAGGTGCAGCAGGAGGGGCATTTGGAAGTACTGCAAACACAGGCACTGGATTTGGATTTAGTGGTACTgcccaacaacaaccatcTACTGGAGGAGGACTTTTTGGTGGACAAGCTAGTTCATCACCATTTGGAAATACTGGTAACACTACATCTGGGTTTGGTTCAAGTTTTAACAAGCCGGCAGCATCCCCATTTGGGTCATCGGGAGCGTTTGGATCAAcgcaacaacaagcatCTCCTTTCGGGGCAAGTAACACCGGTAATGCATTTGGAGCTAATAAACCAGGAACTGGATTTGGATCAACCAATACCAACACAGGTGGTGGATTATTTGGTGGTGCTAGTGGATCGAATAATGCATTTGGACAAAAACCAGCGACTGGGTTTGGAAGTGGTAACACTTCGACATTTGGATCATCTGGTGGCGCGTTTGGAAATACTGGCGCTTCACCATTTGGACAAGCTAACAATACccagcaacaacaacaacaaggtGGTGGATTATTTGGTGGATCCAATACTGGAGGCGCATTTGGTAATACATCAGGTGGATTTGGACAATCAAACACAGGTAATGCATTTGGATCCAATACTGGCGCTTCAGGTGGTGGATTATTTGGTGGCCAGCAATCGCTGGGTTTTGGTGCTAAGCCAAGTACAGGATTTGGTTCCACTGGTGGAGGACTTTTTGGCCAACAAGGTAATCAACAGCAAGGAGGTGGGTTGTTTGGTGGCGGTgcacaacaaaatcaacaacagcaacaagGTGGTGGATTATTTGGTGCTAAGCCAGCAGGATCTACATCAATGTTTGGCCAAAGTGGTAATGCCGGAACCAATACAGGTGGTGGATTATTTGGAGGTCAAACCAACAATAATGCCGGTGCAACTAGTGGTGGTCTTTTTGGAGCTAAGCCTGCGACAAGTGGTGGATTATTTGGAAGTAACACTGGGACTACAGGCACTACAGGAGGTGGATTATTTGGTCAGCAgaataatcaacaacaaagtgGTGGACTATTTGGAGCCAAACCTGCTGGTACAACTGGTGGTGGGCTATTTGGAAGTACGCAACAGAGTGGAGCTACAGGAGGTGGTTTATTTGGTGGAGGTGcgcaacaaaatcaacaacagcaaccacaGCAACAAGGTGGTGGATTGTTTGGAGGATCGAATACTGGAGGTGGATTATTTGGTTCTAAACCTGCTGGAACTGCACCTTCTGGAGGGGGGCTTTTTGGAAGTGCTCAGCAAGGTGGTAACACATCAGGTGGATTATTTGGAGGAGGAGCCAATAACGCTGGTGGAGCAACTGGCGGTGGCTTATTTGGATCAACTCAAGGTGCTACAGGTGGTACTGGTGGTTTAGGAGGAGGAGCGGGAGGGTTTGGTTCTGGCGGTGGGTTATTTGGTAATGCCAATTcacaacagcagcaacagcagcaacaacaacccGGACAACCACTGTTTTTACAAAAGACccagcaacaacaaacgCAACCATTGGCCAACATCAACTCTCAAGACCCATATGGACAAAATCCCTTATTCCAATCGATTTCAGGAACTACccctcaacaacaacagtcaCAAGGCTATGGTGCTGATCAAAAGCCAAGAGCCACTGTAATTAGACGATCATTTGCAGTtccacaacaaaataaaaaagtgGTGACATTGGGCAATACAGCACAAAGAATTACACCGTTATTTAAAGTTAGTGTATTACCATCAGCTAATAAACCAGTTGAAAAAGCCCAAGATGaacttttcaaacaaaagagtGACCTGATATTCACTCCAATTACTGATCTGGCTATCATAACGTCAGATATATTTCGTCCAAATAAtaatttcaagaaattagttgttgaaaagagtAGTAAAGGGAAGTATAATTTGGCAATTAATGATGGAAATGATGAAACCAATAGCCCTGCTAAACAAGTTTCGTTTGTGTTGGATAGtgacaagaagaagaatggGGATGGAATTAAGGAAATTAATGCTACTCAAGCTGCTAAAAAGAATGGTGAGGCcaaagttgatttcaaGAGTAATGAAGTTGTCATTAATGGTGACaacaagaaagaagaaTCTACCAAGACAAATGAAAAGACAAAAGAGAccgatgaagatgaagttaaTGAGGAAGGGTATTGGACATCACCATCTATTTCCCAATTAAAAACTAAATCATTATCTGAactcaaatcaattgccaatttcaaaattggtcGCAAAGGATATGGATACTTGCAATACCttgaaccaattgatttatcaacaatgttaAACCTAGATGACCTATTCTctcttgttgaatttgataataaaTCATGTATCGTTTACCCTGACGACAACTTGAAACCTCGCAAGGGAGAAGGATTAAATTTACCTGCTCAAATTACATTACATAATTGTTGGCCATTGAATAAGCAGGATAGATTACCTATATTAGATCCTCATTCTGATATTGTTAAATTacatattgaaaatttacaGAAATTGCCAGGAATGAAGTATGTCAAGTATGATCCTGTTAGTGGCGATTGGACATTtacagttgatgaaatgtaA
- a CDS encoding Stb3 SIN3-binding protein 3 has product MSHIDDNPTMTNTTNHVQLSPIYNYMQQQQQQQQQQQQQQQQQQQQQQQQQQQQPMEQTQSNVHAASGDIPVSRGHALKNNNSHIISNHNSYNNQNGSDQPVQAEHNILPQKLPLPLLPQKQNQHQQQLQKQQQSQTISPPFDASSPPHDKMENLSTTQKKFLLSTSSPEGIQVASKITPTRLANLLIRKGPLPIRHITAQLTLEVPSFELLSLSKQRRLIMAAMEQVDPTNNVVFEKIGWGQWAVRKVDSDYIVTEGTEQQAQQQQQPQQHLGGTPQSVSPEGQDGSNGKKLGKQLKSQSVESEKKMININDLRNQTNLKLGWSKKKKDASGASDKNGARRESITNPIKNLHNIKLPNESIDNAIASDSEDEEENEFNELEEDEVGFDDDDDDEDEDEDEEDDISGLDERLIRNGRHRLHDHQMDEDEPSNSSDQDAILDDDDEEMFAFDDTPIGNTSANLHHRSKSKKSSPPLKFANRVPSKISPPPISSTASSYDSKVAARRRKSSSSAPSSVTKPSTLRHYHATHHPHHTHLLNNPTFINRSRLNSIENLDNYIASTSSGRNSTVSISSPPPAIAFSYSSAGLGVNGGTATGSGEVADVRSAVFGASPVSASNASPVGSWGSNNGNRHYVIHNEEAAKANKSRRKSSFNESHERSTLNSIRQQLQSSQQQPKTSPRSSSTQQQQQHHHRHHHQRSSSISSDTDEEDWQSIGPEFLRQKKSNGDGSGDKKEEEVRHADIKVEKDVNSRDGSVNSNVNANEEEKSAAFALVNLMSV; this is encoded by the coding sequence ATGAGTCACATAGATGATAACCCCACTATGACAAACACCACCAATCACGTCCAATTATCACCAATATACAACTATatgcaacagcaacagcaacagcaacagcaacagcaacagcaacagcaacagcaacagcaacagcaacagcaacagcaacagcaacagccaATGGAACAAACACAAAGTAATGTACACGCAGCTTCCGGTGATATCCCCGTATCAAGGGGTCACgctttgaaaaacaacaacagccacaTTATTAGTAACCACAACCTGTACAATAACCAAAATGGATCCGATCAACCAGTACAAGCTGAACACAACATCTTGCCACAGAAACTACCACTCCCTCTACTCCctcaaaaacaaaaccaacatcaacagcagCTACAGAAACAACAGCAGTCGCAAACAATCTCCCCACCTTTTGACGCTAGTTCCCCACCACATGATAAAATGgaaaatttatcaactaCGCAAAAGAAGTTTCTCTTGTCCACATCATCGCCAGAAGGTATACAAGTGGCCTCCAAAATCACTCCTACTCGATTAGCCAACTTGTTGATTAGAAAAGGTCCATTACCTATACGTCATATTACTGCTCAACTAACTTTAGAAGTTCCTTCGTTTGAGTTATTAAGTTTGAGTAAACAAAGACGATTGATTATGGCAGCTATGGAACAAGTTGATCCTACTAATAAtgttgtatttgaaaaaattggttgGGGTCAGTGGGCAGTAAGAAAAGTTGATAGTGATTACATTGTCACTGAAGGAACTGAACAACAAGcgcaacaacagcagcaaccacaacaacatttaGGTGGCACGCCCCAATCAGTACTGCCTGAAGGACAAGATGGATCTAATGGTAAGAAATTGGGTAAACAACTCAAGTCACAATCCGTGGAACtggaaaagaagatgatcaatatcaatgatttgagGAATCAAActaatttgaaacttggATGgtcaaagaaaaagaaagatgcAAGTGGTGCTTCAGATAAAAATGGGGCCAGAAGAGAGTCAATAACAAATCCAATCAAAAACCTTCATAATATCAAATTACCAAATGAAAGTATTGATAATGCAATAGCCTCGGATAGtgaagatgaggaagaaAACGAATTCAATGAACttgaagaggatgaagtAGgctttgatgatgatgatgatgatgaagacgaagaCGAAGACGAGGAAGATGACATATCTGGACTTGATGAAAGACTAATAAGAAATGGTAGACATAGACTACATGATCATCAaatggatgaagatgagcCTTCTAATAGTTCCGATCAAGATGCCAtacttgatgatgacgatgaagaaatgTTTGCTTTTGATGATACGCCCATAGGTAATACCTCTGCAAACCTACATCACAGgctgaaatcaaagaaacTGTCTCCACCTTTGAAATTTGCCAATAGAGTGCCTTCCAAAATTAGtccaccaccaatttcatctaCTGCATCTTCATATGATTCTAAAGTTGCagcaagaagaagaaaatcaaGTTCTTCAGCCCCAAGTTCAGTAACTAAACCATCTACATTGAGACATTATCATGCTACACATCATCCACACCACACTCATCTCCTAAACAACCCCACTTTTATCAATCgatcaagattgaattcgattgaaaatttggataATTATATTGCGTCTACTTCATCAGGTAGAAACTCAACTGTACTGATTAGCCTGCCACCACCGGCAATTGCATTTAGTTATAGTTCTGCTGGATTAGGTGTAAATGGGGGTACTGCTACTGGCAGTGGTGAAGTTGCCGATGTGCGAAGTGCAGTGTTTGGTGCATCTCCTGTATCAGCAAGTAATGCATCACCAGTGGGATCATGGGGTTCTAATAACGGTAATCGCCATTATGTTATTCATAATGAAGAAGCAGCTAAAGCAAACAAGAGTCGACgcaaatcatcatttaATGAGTCGCATGAAAGATCTACATTGAATAGTATACgacaacaattgcaatcactgcaacaacaaccaaagaCACTGCCACGGCTGAGTAGtactcaacaacaacaacaacatcatcatcgtcatcatcatcagagAAGTAGTAGTATTTCAAGTGAtactgatgaagaggattGGCAGTCTATAGGTCCAGAGTTTTTGAGACAAAAGAAACTGAATGGTGATGGGCTGGGTGATAAAAAAGAGGAGGAAGTAAGGCACGCGGATATCAAAGTTGAGAAGGATGTCAATTCAAGAGACGGTTCTGTCAATTCCAATGTAAATGctaatgaagaagaaaagtCAGCAGCATTTGCATTAGTCAATTTGATGTCAGTTTGA